In the Glycine max cultivar Williams 82 chromosome 6, Glycine_max_v4.0, whole genome shotgun sequence genome, aaaaaacagataaatttttttgggtgtttgtttttcaaaatgaaaaagaagtagCTCTTGAATTTCATGGGGTGTACTGTGTAGGAAGTTACTGTCTTATTTTTTCCCTCCAATTCTGGAGCTAGTAGGCCAGGCTCATTTGTGTTGATCCACATATAACTCCTTTTTAGAAGGAATCTTTCTTCTTGCACCCATATACTCATCCTGCAcctcctttttgttttattatattcaaaatCTCAATAATACCCTTTTTCTCTCTGTTTTTTTCGGTGATGTTATTTTTTGGACTATTTTCCAGTGATGTATGTCATCAACCAACTATACTACCTATGATCCCTttacgattttttttaaaggccaTTTTTTTCACGTATCAAATAATCTacaatctcttaaaaaaaaaaaaactagaagaaTAGTAGGAGTTAATCAATGCTACGTAGCAAATAATAGCTCTACATCTTAGGATTAGAAAGCAGACAAACGAAACGTACTGCATGCTTTCCTTAACGACAAAGTCAAACTAGTTGAATATTCTCTCTTAAAAATCTGTTGGGATTTTTTCATCCCTTTTCAAACAAACCAGAAATACAGTTCTTTTGCAGAATTATAAGTGACAAAATAGAAGCCATTACACATATAGATAGCAACTATACTGAATACTCGTGGAGATATATATAGATACAGGGCGACGTGAGATAGAAAAAGTCATATATCAAGCACTAATTCCATCTCCGGGGTTAAATTTCGTTGACCCCAAGTTGGCCACGTGAAACTGTGACGCATACTCGTTGGAAGCAGCTTCTATCACCGGCGGTTCATTCAGAAATGCCCAGTTGCTCTTGGTCCACCTGCATTCACCCCAATGATCATTCgcaaaaatattagtaattattaAAGGGTTTCGTAATAACAATATACCAATTTGTGCAATTACAATCTGTAATTTAATTTACCAGCCATTTTTCTTGATAAGCTGCTCTAAACTTTTCTGGTCAACGTCCATGCCTAAGGACTCCTTTATGCTGGCCAAAGTCACAGTACTTGACTTATGAGAATTCTCTGAATCCTCGCATTTTCGGGTCTGTCCAGTAtccatcaaaatatatattagtagctttatatatatatatatatatatatatatgaatttctgACACATATAAGGGGAAAAAAATGTAGAGATGTAGTTAATTTCAAAGTCAAACCTGAATAGTCTCAGATAGTTTGGAAATAGCTCTGAGGTGTTCTAACtctgtctccttctttgctCGCCAGTAAGCATCAATTTCTTCTTTGGTGAGTGATCGATTCCTCTCAATTGTAGCTGCAAGTGCAACAGTAAGAAATTTTTCCTCGTCAGAAATCGCCGTCAGTGTTTTATTATCTCAACTCCACCAAAAGGTGAAGCATAAGCGTATAACATAGTAATACGTAATAACACTAGtactaattaattatcatttatcTGTACCTGATTCAGGATCTAAGATCAGAGAGTCCCATCCTGCCATAAGAGAACCCATTGTATTTGttgctgaattttttttctttaccgtAACAAACTTAGTAACTAAGCCACACTTAATTCTCCAATGTCTTTCTTAGTCGATGACGATTTTCTTATATGAACGTAGCCTTATAAGAGAGAGATATATAAGTGCTGGTGTACGTAGTGTAATGACGAAGCTCCGACTTGTTTGTCTATTTTGTTCTTATCTCTTGAcaagttttttatttgtgatGACTATTACTAATGTGATATCCAAAAGGTTTGGGTGCTAAGTGATAACGCTGATCATGATGAGAATGATCCTATGATAACGACAAAAATCCAGCGCTTATAATTtggatataaataaaaaattgaatactaATTTTTCAGGCGGCACACAGAATTAATCAACAAAACAACGCGGCAACCGTGGACATCCCCACAGTTTTTGTTTTCGAGAATTTTAATTGCTACCAGTATCAATATTTTTCCTCTACCCTTTGAACACGTAAAATCCTGCTGACGCAAGTCTTTTTGGAAGCAGCTTCCATCAAAACGAGCGTTAGACACCTGACTAACCGACGAGTGaagttttcttttcaaaatttgaacatAATTAACTAGAACAGCACCACCAATTATGAAACGAATCTTAAGACtgattaagaaaatgaaaaattaaataatatatataaaaaattggtcGCATGTTTAAACTCATTCTCTTATTAATGTAAAGTGTTCGTGTTAAAAAAGAcctaattttttctttgtttggtgCTTCTCTATTTATTCGgtcatgttttttaaatttctagggATTAAATAGTACACTTCCCAAGCTTTCTCAGGATAATTTTTGGGTAAATAATCACTTTTGTTCCTTAATATGTAATTCGCTAACAAATATATTTCTAaaggatgaaaatacaaaatttaattttcgaaAGTACAAAAGgtgtgacaaatatatctgACCGTTAACTTCTCGTTCATCAcggttaataaaataaactacttGACACAGAGAgataattttgtcaaaaaatgaTTGTTAACATGATAATCTCTAATTGTCATAGACATgtttgttatataatatttttttacttttcgtctTCCTACTCCGCCCGCTGACAAATGTGTCCTGAAAGATgagaatacaaaatttagtccacAAGAGTATAAAAAGTACATAAACATAGTCAAATAATAatagtagattgtgactaattattataatataaaaaaattataatgactgcaacaattttttaacaaactcgtaaattaaattaagtttaaaagaaaaaagaatactcattttataaattataaataatttttttatattctcataCTTGATGAAaggttcaagtaaaaaaatgtttattgtaaagtattatagttaaattaaatccatgaataaattttaggaaaaattgtaattgcaatgacacttttaatttgtaaaaaatactCACCTCctttggaatgattttttttaaggttgtgattttttaaatgatgagtcaataaaaaaataattgtgtataatttaaaaaaaaattaaaaatcaacaaacttttattataatttataatttgatgttATTACATATACTAAtacatattcatattttattatgaaaaattataaaaaaaaattaaataaacagtGTTTGATTAaacataaacaataatttttttatcattttatagtaattttttttgtgttgatagCATTTATTCATGAATTAACAATCAaaggattgatttttttttttgtaattgaagAAAAGTACGAAGAATTcaccaaaacaataaaaattcacttccattaataatatttcataCATGTCTCAACCGTTgatgaaacttaaaaattatataatagaaACATACACTTATCAGTGTGATATAACTCTCCTAGAATTTTgttacaataattataaatttttcaaaagtataaataattagtcacaatctattattaattccggatatatttgtcacatttttataatttcggtgactaaaatttatatttttatttttaggagaCATATTTTTCAGTAGAGAGaagacaaaaagtaaaaaaaatatattatatgacaaatatatccCTATGCTGATAATTAGAGATGATCACGATGACAATTATTTCAATAACAAATTCATTTCTCTGTGTCACGTAAGTTATTTTATTGACGATAACAGATGAAAGTTAACGAtcagatatatttgtcgcactttttatacttttagagactaaattttatatttccatGTGATATATTTGTCAAAACACTCCAACCACTGAATTATTTTAGCATGAATGCAATTGCGCGGCAAATACTAGCTCGGGAAGTCAATTATAAGCTGAGGATTAGAACGCTTTAGCATGAAAGCGGCAAAtactaactttttttattaccgCCATCCACAtcgaattttattaattttttctagaGAGTTCAAAATTCTTTTGATGATCACCATAAAAGTGGATTATCGGttttctttatctattttgCTACAGTGTCATTTGTTTTTACTCATTTGTATTTGCTGACTGTTATTATATACTATGCAGCTCTTAAAGAGATAACGGGAAATCAGATTATAATTTTCTATGTTTGAGATGCTATCGATTGgagtattttagttttattaattgaagAAATGTATCAATAATATATTCTCTAATatactttaatatattatatgtccaattttaattttcccattaatgaaaataagaatAACCTCGTGACGGCGGTGATAACGGATTGACGGTGGatgatttgttttataaaataagaatgtaAAAAACTTGGGATAAATAATTTTGCATTGAtcgtgtaaatttttttataattgcaatttttttaaaggatttatAATTGCAACTAATGTATAGTAatagtttattatcattaataaaagaatttttgaaagttatactaataataatttttattgattcacAATCTAGAAAGTTTTTAAACTCAAAAGACTTTTACGCTGTCACCgtggttttgttaaattcaaTAAAGTCAATACTACAAAAGCATTTTGACCAACCAATTTTCAACGTTATCAAAATGATTTACAAGCTTAGGATTAGAAAGTAGACAAATAGAACACTGCGCACTAAAGCTCAAAGTCAAACCAGTTGAACATTTTCTCATACAAATCTGTTCAGAAAATTTGAACCCTTTTCAAAGAAACCAGAAATACAGTTCTTATGCAGAATTGTGTGCGACAAAATAGAAGccttaatttatacatatagaCACCAACTATGAATCTACGATTCTATGAACTATGCAGGGTGACGTGAGAAAGACTAATATCAATTATCAAGCACTAATTCCATCTCCGGGGTTAAATTTCGTTGATCCCAAGTTGGCCACTTGAAACTGTGAAGCATACTTGTTGGAAGCAGCTTCTATAACTGGCGGTTCATTCAGAAATGCCCAGCTGCTCTTGGTCCACCTGCACTCACCCCAAGCATttgctaaaatatatattaattacatataCATCTAatccaaattatatttaaaggaATTCATCAACAATTGACCAATTGTGCAATTACAATAATACAatatctaatttaatttaccAGCAATTTTTCTTGATAAGATTCTCCAAACTTTTTTTGTCACCATCCATGCCTAAGGCCACGGTCGCGGTACTTGACCTGTGAGAATTTTCTGAATACTCGCATTTGCGGGCCTGTCCAATATCCATAATAAACAGCGAAATATGTTACAACTTACAACCTTTTTTCTTGATAAAATGCAGAGGTGAAATCTGTAGAGATGTTAATTTCAAAGTCAAACCCGAATAGTCTCAGATAATTTGGAAAGAGCTTTGAGGTGTTCTAACTCGGCCTCCTTCTTTGTTTTCCAGAAAGCATTAATTTCCTCTTTGGTGA is a window encoding:
- the LOC100306259 gene encoding uncharacterized protein LOC100306259 — translated: MGSLMAGWDSLTLDPESATIERNRSLTKEEINAFWKTKKEAELEHLKALSKLSETIRARKCEYSENSHRSSTATVALGMDGDKKSLENLIKKNCWWTKSSWAFLNEPPVIEAASNKYASQFQVANLGSTKFNPGDGISA
- the LOC100819711 gene encoding uncharacterized protein, encoding MGSLMAGWDSLILDPESATIERNRSLTKEEIDAYWRAKKETELEHLRAISKLSETIQTRKCEDSENSHKSSTVTLASIKESLGMDVDQKSLEQLIKKNGWWTKSNWAFLNEPPVIEAASNEYASQFHVANLGSTKFNPGDGISA